From the Streptomyces nodosus genome, the window CGGTCGCGATGAACCGCAGCCAGGACGTGGTGCACCGCGCGGTCGGCAAGGCCGGCATCGTGCTGGTCGCGGAGGGCAACCCCAACCGGGTCAAGAGCCTGCTGGCCGCCGAGAAGAAGCGGATGGCCAGGGTCGTCGCCGACGTACCGGTGCACGATGTGCTCGTCGGCACGGGCGAGGGCCAGACCCAGCTGAAGAAGCTGCGTACCACGATGCTGAAGTTCCCCCGGGTGCTGTCCGGCCCCCAGGTGACCGCGACCAACGACCGGCTGCGGGCGATGGGCGACCTGATGAGCAACATGCCCCTGCCGAAGGGTCCGCTGCCGAAGGGGATGCGGATGCCCAAGGGCGGCCGTATGCGGTGACACCGCGACCACGCTCGCCGAACGGTCGGGCCCGGGGAACCTGGACGGTTCCCCGGGCCCTCGGCTTTTCCCGGGTGTGCCCGGCTGTGTTCCCGGGGTGTCTCAGATGAAACGGACCTCGGGTGTGTCAGATGCGGACCTCGACCGTCCTCGCCACCCGGTCGTGCAGGCCCCTGCCGTCGCGGTCCCAGATCAGCGCCGGAACGGCCAGGCAGAGCAGGACCGTGCGGGCCAGGACGCGCAGCGGGGCGACCCGGCCGGTGTCCACCGCCACCACCCGCAACCCGAACAGTCGCTTGCCGGGGGTGAACCCGACGGTGCCGACCGTCAGGATGCTGAGCACGAAGAAGACGAGCAGGGCCCAGTTCCCGGTCGCCTGGTCGTATCCGTCGCTCAGCAGGCCGTATGCGATCAAGAGGCACAGCCCCCAGTCGACGGCGAGGGCTCCGATGCGCCGGCCCGGGCGGGCGATCGAGCCCGGCCCCTCCTGTGGAAGACCGAGCTGCTCTCCCCGGTGTCCGAGGTCCGCCCCGGCCTCCTCGATGGCCGCGCGGGGACCGGAGAGCCACGATCCGATTGCTTGCCTGTTGTCCACCCGTCCACGGTACTGCGCCCGCTTCCGGCTCCAGGGAGGAGGGGTCTTCCGGACACGCGCCGGTTAACCTGGGAGAAACAAACGGGTCACGCCCGGGAAATCCCTCGTCTTTATGGTCGGCTGGAGCGCGCCACCGAACTGGCCGCACCAACGAACTACCATCCCGGCACGGACGGTCGGGAGCAGGAGGGCTGGATGTTCCAGAACGCCGACGAAACCAAGAAGTTCATCGCGGACGAGGACGTCAAGTTCGTCGACATCCGTTTCTGCGACCTGCCGGGCGTCATGCAGCACTTCACGGTGCCCGTCGAGGCGTTCGACCCGGACGAGGAGCTGGCCTTCGACGGATCCTCGATCCGCGGCTTCCAGGCCATTCACGAGTCCGACATGGCGCTGCGCGCGGACCTGGCGACCGCCCGGGTCGACCCCTTCCGCCGCGACAAGACGCTGAACATCAACTTCTTCATCCACGACCCGATCACGGGCGAGCAGTACTCCCGTGACCCGCGGAACGTGGCGAAGAAGGCCGAGGCCTATCTCGCCTCCACCGGGATCGCCGACACGGCGTACTTCGGGCCCGAGGCCGAGTTCTACGTCTTCGACAGCGTCCGCTTCGCCACCAGCGCGAACGAGTCCTTCTACCACATCGACTCCGAGGCCGGCGCCTGGAACACGGGCGCCGTCGAGGACAACCGTGGGTACAAGGTCCGTTACAAGGGCGGCTACTTCCCGGTCCCGCCGGTCGACCACTTCGCCGATCTGCGCGCCGAGATCTCTCTGGAGCTGGACCGGAACGGCCTGAAGGTCGAGCGCCAGCATCACGAGGTGGGCACCGCGGGCCAGGCCGAGATCAACTACAAGTTCAACACGCTGCTCGCCGCCGCCGACGACCTCCAGCTCTTCAAGTACATCGTGAAGAACGTCGCCTGGCGCAACGGCAAGACCGCGACCTTCATGCCGAAGCCGATCTTCGGCGACAACGGTTCGGGCATGCATGTCCACCAGTCGCTGTGGAGCAACGGCGACCCGCTGTTCTACGACGAGGCCGGTTACGCGGGCCTCTCGGACATGGCCCGCTACTACATCGGCGGCATCCTCAAGCACGCCCCGGCGCTGCTGGCCTTCACCAACCCGACGGTGAACTCCTACCACCGCCTGGTGCCGGGCTTCGAGGCGCCGGTCAACCTGGTGTACTCGCAGCGCAACCGGTCCGCGGCGATGCGTATCCCGATCACGGGCTCCAACCCGAAGGCCAAGCGTGTCGAGTTCCGCGCGCCCGACGCCTCCGGCAACCCCTATCTGGCGTTCTCCGCCCTGCTGCTCGCGGGCCTGGACGGCGTCAAGAACAAGATCGAGCCGGCCGAGCCGATCGACAAGGACCTCTATGAGCTGGCTCCCGAGGAGCACGCCAATGTGGCGCAGGTCCCGACCTCGCTCGAGGCCGTCCTCGACGCCCTCGAGGAGGACCACGAGTTCCTTCTCCAGGGCGACGTCTTCACCCCGGACCTGATCGAGACCTGGGTCGACCTCAAGCGCACCACCGAGATCGCCCCTCTGCAGCTGCGTCCGCACCCGCACGAGTTCGAGCTCTACTTCGACGTGTGAGCCGGCCCGGCCGGCCTCGTTCTCCGGCCCGGTGCTCCCGTGGAGCCCCCGTCACCCTGGTGGCGGGGGCTCCGTCGCGTCCTGCGGCCCCGAAGGAGGGCTCCAGGGAGACTCTTTGCCCATCGTGGAGGCGTTCGGGACCGGCTCATGGGTGGGGATGGGAGCACAATGGGGGTGGGACGAGTGCCTTACTGACGGGTACTGCGGGGTGATGCAGATGCGGAGCCGGTTCCGGAGCGATCGGCGGCTGACCGTGCGGATGACGGTCACGCTGTTCCTGCTCGGTTTGCTGTATGTGGCGTTCGTCGCCGCGTTGATCGCGTTGCTGAAGTCCTGGGTGCTGGTCGTCGTGATCGCGGCGCTGGCGCTGGGCGCGCAGTACTGGTTCTCGGACCGGATCGCGCTCTACGCGATGCACGGGCGGATCGTGGAGCGGGAGGAGTACCCGCAGCTGCACGGGGTGATCGACCGGCTGTGTGCCGTGGCGGACATGCCCAAACCGCTCGTCGCCGTGTCCGGTATGGACATGCCGAACGCGTTCGCCACCGGACGCAATCCCGATCACGCCGTGGTGTGTGTGACCACCGGGCTGTTGCGGCGGCTGGAGCCGGACGAGCTGGAGGGTGTGCTCGCGCACGAACTGTCCCACGTCGCCCACAAGGACGTCGCGGTGATCACGGTGGCGTCGTTCCTCGGGGTGATCGCGGGGCTGGTCGTCCGGTTCGCCTTCTACTCGGAGCTCTTCGGGCGGGGCCGCAGGGACCAGAACACGGTGGTCGTGCTGGGCGCCGTCATGGGGGTCTCGGCGCTCGTCTACGCGATCAGCTTCCTGCTGATCCGGGCGCTGTCCCGGTACCGGGAGCTGGCCGCCGACCGGGCGGCCGCCCATCTGACCGGGCGTCCCTCGGTGCTGGCCTCCGCGCTGACCAAGGTCACCGGGGACATCTCCCGTATCCCGACGCGGGACCTGCGCACCGCACAGGCCTTCAACGCCTTCTACTTCACCCCCGCCTTCGGCGCCGAGCCGGGCCTGTCCCGTCTCTTCTCCACCCACCCGACCCTGG encodes:
- the htpX gene encoding zinc metalloprotease HtpX; its protein translation is MRSRFRSDRRLTVRMTVTLFLLGLLYVAFVAALIALLKSWVLVVVIAALALGAQYWFSDRIALYAMHGRIVEREEYPQLHGVIDRLCAVADMPKPLVAVSGMDMPNAFATGRNPDHAVVCVTTGLLRRLEPDELEGVLAHELSHVAHKDVAVITVASFLGVIAGLVVRFAFYSELFGRGRRDQNTVVVLGAVMGVSALVYAISFLLIRALSRYRELAADRAAAHLTGRPSVLASALTKVTGDISRIPTRDLRTAQAFNAFYFTPAFGAEPGLSRLFSTHPTLEQRLEQLARISTELGEAAAPGKAG
- a CDS encoding DUF4191 domain-containing protein, with the translated sequence MARKEPAADAANAGRLKQIVLTYKMTRKADPKIGLVLAAVGIVTFGVFLAIGFLIGHPIYLGILGLLLAFLATAIVFGRRAERAAFGQMEGQPGAAAAVLDNIGRGWTTTPAVAMNRSQDVVHRAVGKAGIVLVAEGNPNRVKSLLAAEKKRMARVVADVPVHDVLVGTGEGQTQLKKLRTTMLKFPRVLSGPQVTATNDRLRAMGDLMSNMPLPKGPLPKGMRMPKGGRMR
- a CDS encoding RDD family protein, producing the protein MDNRQAIGSWLSGPRAAIEEAGADLGHRGEQLGLPQEGPGSIARPGRRIGALAVDWGLCLLIAYGLLSDGYDQATGNWALLVFFVLSILTVGTVGFTPGKRLFGLRVVAVDTGRVAPLRVLARTVLLCLAVPALIWDRDGRGLHDRVARTVEVRI
- the glnA gene encoding type I glutamate--ammonia ligase gives rise to the protein MFQNADETKKFIADEDVKFVDIRFCDLPGVMQHFTVPVEAFDPDEELAFDGSSIRGFQAIHESDMALRADLATARVDPFRRDKTLNINFFIHDPITGEQYSRDPRNVAKKAEAYLASTGIADTAYFGPEAEFYVFDSVRFATSANESFYHIDSEAGAWNTGAVEDNRGYKVRYKGGYFPVPPVDHFADLRAEISLELDRNGLKVERQHHEVGTAGQAEINYKFNTLLAAADDLQLFKYIVKNVAWRNGKTATFMPKPIFGDNGSGMHVHQSLWSNGDPLFYDEAGYAGLSDMARYYIGGILKHAPALLAFTNPTVNSYHRLVPGFEAPVNLVYSQRNRSAAMRIPITGSNPKAKRVEFRAPDASGNPYLAFSALLLAGLDGVKNKIEPAEPIDKDLYELAPEEHANVAQVPTSLEAVLDALEEDHEFLLQGDVFTPDLIETWVDLKRTTEIAPLQLRPHPHEFELYFDV